Proteins from a single region of Clupea harengus unplaced genomic scaffold, Ch_v2.0.2, whole genome shotgun sequence:
- the LOC122130102 gene encoding protein kinase 4-like has product TKQQLEDKNKEMEKTKQQLEENNKETEKTKQQLEENNIEMEKTEKTKQQLEDKNKEMEKTKQQ; this is encoded by the exons acaaaacaacaactagaggataagaataaagagatggagaaaacaaaacaacaactagaggagaataataaagagacagagaagacaaaacaacaactagaggagaataACATAgaaatggagaagaca gagaaaacaaaacaacaactagaggacaagaacaaagagatggagaagacaaaacaacaa